ACTTTTTCAGACACATTTCTGTGACTGTGCTGAGAACCAGTTATTGGTCTTTTGGGTTGGTATCATTCCCTATCCATTCAGAGTTCAGAAAATTAATGGACCtgatggcagaggctgcagttctgtttacattttttcccttcccaacTTCAGGAACGTTTCATTGTAGTTCGAGAAACAAGTGGAATATTACGCAAGGCTACCTGGGAAGAACGAGACAGGATGATACAGATCTACTTCCCAAGAGAAGGACGTAGACTTACCCCTTCGTCTATATTCAAGGATGAAGCCCTTATGGTAAAATCTGATGTTGGACTTGTGAAAAATCAGTCATTACTCGTGAGCAACATTGAGTCCACTCAACTGGCCTGTTTAATGTCTGACACACTCCCAGGCCCCTCTGCCTTTGTTTGTATGTCTCTgcccctgcggttttcaaactctctgggagtttgaaacccgcagtaagtctttgcgggggcaggaggaagaggtagcagggggctgcagggactggggtgcaccctccagtccctgcagcagccgtccctgcatgcggggagccctgtgcgagcacctgcagggctccccaggttagggaaagtgagagtggagcaactgcgctctgcctctgcaaaaccagaagcatgATCTCTCCACactcacttttcctgacctggggagccctgcaaagacttgcacagggctccccatacccagggatggctgctgcagggattggagggtgcaccccagtccttgcagccctgtcagaagggaaagtggagcgatcgcactccacttccagtttagcggcgGTGAGGGGCAATTGCCCCACTCTCTTCccctgatctggggagccctgcagaaggttgcgcagggctccctgcacccccaggaggctgcatgaggcttgggcaagtgtacccaagcccttgcagcccccctgagcggcgcgatcctggggatcacgccacagcctcctggctgtccccaccccttaaggtggGGAAAGATTTTAAGTTATATTGCTGCTGCCTAGAAGAATGCTGTTGCTATAGTTTTGATATGGGATGATATTTTTCATTGTGTGTGTTTTAGACTGTGTTTCTTCAAGACCGCCATGAAGAGCTCCTTGATCTCTGCCTTATACAGTTTGAGCCAGATTCACCTGACTACATCAGAGTGAGTtgccagcattgggggggggggagtagcagCAGCTTTCAAGTAGCAACTTGTATCTGATTCCCAGTTCTTGTGACAGGTTCATCATCGAACATACGAGGATATTGATAAACATGCAAAATATGATCTTCTGCGTTCAACAAGGCATTTTGGAGGGATGGTGTGGTACCTTACAAATAGGAAGAAGACAGATGGGTTGCTGATAGACATGATCCAAAGAGATCTGTAAGTGCTGCTGCCTGAGTTAAAATTATTTATGTACAAGGGAATCAGTGGGGTCAACTTTCACTTAGAACTATAAGCTTGAGTGAATTGGTACCCAGACTTCTGATAATCCAGCACTTCTGGAATCtaagccatttagttacttgatttttctctgtaaaccgctttgtgaacatttagttgaaaagcggtatataaatactgttattattattattattaagtggtaCTTGATTATCCACCAGGCCATTGGGATGTACCACAAACTGGCAAGTGCtgggaggctgggaaggaggcctGTTGTGCAGTTACAGAGCTGGGGCAGCCCCTGGTGGCATAAACGGGCAGCTCCTGCTCCTCGCAGGCAAGTCCAGGGCAAGAACGGAGTGCatttggatggtggcagcagctcagaATGATTGCCAATCCCGACTTGCCTGGACTTCTGTTTTTGAAGTTGTTCAGCAAGTTAAATACCATAtatatggttcccaaactgtatggtTGTGACCAACCAGCCTGGGATGCACttagctctggccccttaaggggtgggagaggggaaggcagcaatgtgatcccaggattgcactgctgctgggggaaggttttttttactttctcttggcaactgtggggggagggggagatgcaggaagccacACAGActtctctgcagggctccccaagcttctgtaatattttttttttaaaaacttgattgaaagccatttccagttttttgaTAAAAAACAAAGTGGCTTTCAATTGAGCTTTTAACTGTTTTGgtggcttggggagctctgcagaggtgtctgcaggacacccccccccccaggctggcaGTTgcaaaggtggaaaaaaaacccctcccctgccagcagcgcaatcctggggattgcagtGCTGtcatagcccctcccctgcacatactTAACAGTGCTCCCagaactcccttgcaggagtttgggaagcactgtattACAATCTTAAATGTGTTTTTAGTTTTATAAGGAAGGCCTTAGTTcttaagaaaaaacaaacaaaatggagtACATTGCTCTGGTGGCAATCTGAAATCCATGTTGATGCTGGACTAGCAGGAGGGCCATAAAATTGAATGCCAGACTTTGGAGTTTTACTGTATTTTGTGTGAGGCACTTGTTCAGTTAACATTTTTCTTCCCCACCAGTCCTAACACTTTGGTATAGCAAGTTTCACCAATGTTCAGTTCTACACCTCTCTCTTGAACCTTGGTGAAGCTGAACGTGTACATATATTTACACACAGTATTAAGAAATGCTCTTAATGTGAATAGTTCTGTAGAGGTAGGTCTGTGTAACTATAGAAATCCTCATGAAATTTGATTGTCCCATTGCTGAAAGTGGTGTGGTGTTTTTTGTAAATGTCTGAACAGCTGATACTAAAAGCAGTTAGCTTTTTTCAGTCTGATTTGTTCTGAGAGTTATGATGGGCAGAAAATATTTCCACTGTAGATAATACTTGATAGGTGAGATCTGAGGTTTAAATGGTTGTGATAATCCTGTGGAGATGGACATGAAATAAAGTAACCAGACAGTGAAATTTGTGCTGTAAACCCACCTCAAAAGTGAAGTTTTTtgctggaaaacaaacaaaacttttgAGAAGTAAAGAACTCATCCCACTTATATATTATGCTTCCAGCAAGTAGTAACTAGCTAAAcatttctaatgtattttaaATGAACTTTATTTCAGACTTGATGATGCTATAAGCTTAGTTACCCTTTATCATATGCTACATCCTGCTTGCCAGTCAGCAAAAGAAGCCCAAGAACAAGATCTCCAAGGACTAGACTTAATTAAGGTATACTATAATTGCCTGCTTGTGAATGTAAGTTTAGAGAGTACCCAGAACACATGTGGAATATTTACCCAGTTCTGCCAATCAGTTGTATAGAGGTACAGGAAGGAGATGGTTACGTGTTTGAGACACTTGCTGAAGCTGCAAAATGCCCATTATGTGCCTCTGCACATAACCAGAAGTAACTTGTCCATGGAGAAGCTTGCTTTGGGGTAAACCTACTATACAGAATGTAGAATTCCCTTCCTTGATTGACATAGCTACAAGCTCCTTAAATCCTTCCTAATGTTCACAAAATGACAACTGATCAAGCTAGAACTTTAACACCTTGAACAAACAAAAATGGTCTAAACTTAGGTGCTTGAAGAGCTTTCAGACTGCCtcactgttttaattttttacagacTTTCATCAAGTCAGAAGCACAGAGAGCTGGTTTCATTGAACTTGCCCTTCAGGCTTATCAAGCAACTTTGCCTCAGTCTGCAGCATCATAAAGAGATGTTTAAAGGAATTGATCTAATGtacataattttaaataaaatacattttcactGTACAGAAAAGTTCAGCTGACTCAAAACACAAGTGGCTTGTTTTTGATCAAGTTATCTGTGAAATTAAACCATTCTGGGGGTATAATAAACACATTGACAAGAAATGGTAAGACATTTATTTGGGGGGGTCTGTCTTCATGTGACCAGATCTTGCAATATTTAAAAGGAGATTAACAGAAATGGACTAATGCATTTTACAGGTCTACTACTACCTACTTCATCAGCTTAAGTATAAAAATCAGCTTTTCAGCATGAAGACTGCACTAATGGaataaaaaaattcttttaaaaattcagtcAGACATCTCTTCATCCAAATCAATATCTGTAGTATCAATATCCGCCAGGTCTAAGTTATCCAAATCTTCATCCAGCTCCAATAAGGCCTAGGGCAGGAAGTACAGAGTTAGATACCAGATATTTAGTAAAGCATGGTCTTTCTATCAaaactctagatcagtgatttttcagcctttttcatctcatgacaatgacaaggcacaccatattgccagtggcgggggggggggtccacatcccccactggccctactagtaaatgaccttgaaaatggctgctctagatctTCAGTTCTGCTTATTGAGGTGAAGAAAAGTCAAGTAACATGTACCTTGTGATCTTATTTAGTGCAGAGTTGAAACGCTAAGATTATAGCTGTACTACACGCATACTAAACATTAATGTAGCAATtatcaaccagtgtgccacaatggtcttcaggtgtgctgctAGAGTTTGGGGGGAGTATTTTGttagccattgggggatgtgcgcCCCCCACTAGCAGTGCAGTGtcacttgtcaattgtcaaaaacactgatatgcctcgacaattttagtgctATGTCAgatgctatgagatgaaaaaggctgaaaattgctgaattaaCATCTCTGCAACTCCTTAAATCTTTATAGGTTATACAAAAGTGAGTACACTTAGCATATAATCAAATTGCTATCCCACATATGCGCTCTTTGGCAGTATCAAGCTTTCTGTGGTTATAGAAATAAGAAATTGTATAGTACAATGATTCAGGAGCAGGATTTAAAGCTAGAAAACTGCAAAATGGTAACACACCCACCTATTAAAAACTAAATTATCCATGATTTATAGGCATGATAGATCAATATTACACAGAAGGGGAAGTTGGTGGTTTTTTATTTGAGATTTCCCATGTCCTATAGGGGTAGTACAGAATCTAGAGGGAACAGTGCTGGATTCCAAAAACTATTTTAGTCAAAATAACCAGAATCTGAGAACACAGAGGGTAGCCTTTCAAGCTTTATGCCTGCCTGGCTTCCTTTTTGAAACACTAAGTGTATAAAAGGCAGTAAACTAGGAGGCTCAGATTCTAAAACTGGAATTTTTATGTGGCATTTTAACTGTGGAATGGAactgtggggcaggaggtctggtctagagggtagagcctccatttgcctgaagataatatccgaaggttgccagtttgaggccaccggcaccgtgaatggcgagaccttgaagcagctgacaagccaagctgagttattccacctgctctttggctgcccttcaagtgagagatgaaggagctgcttgttagcctgggaggaaactggaggccagaatgtgataccagatcataaaagatccatctgaaatgttgtggttcttgaaagacagagcctttcttcaactgtaaaaatccgtATGGagatttagaacaacctgcctatgtaaacctccttgaattaaagtctgaggagaaatgtgacgaccaagaaaggcggtatataaataccattattattattattattactattactattattattttgtttaGCATCAAAGCCCAGATTTTACTTTGGACATACAGGGTTGAATAGGTAATTTGTTTTAGCACACATCTGAAAGATCACAGCAGAGTTGAATATTCTTCCTAAATCAAATTGCATTTgataaggagaaaaaaatgtattcattGATAATTAATGTTAGGCTATGACAAGGAAGCAATCAGTGGTGAAACACTGGTCAATTTTTCATTTAAAGTGTAGCCATTTTTCAGGATGTGGTTAAGTATGCATTTGATCTCATGGTCAGATTTTACAAGCAAGATGCATCATGGAAGAATGACAGGAAGAATTTTCGCATCATTGAGCTGTGGGGCAATAGAGCTAGGAGCAGTAGGCTCAAATGGTATTGTTTTGGATTGTATTAGTCAGATTAGTTTTTTTAATACTTGTCACttggttttctcccccccccttcaccaaAAGTAAAGCAAATAAAAGGAGAATGAACTATACAAATTTAACTCCTTCATAGATACAGTAGTCTACTACAGATAGGGGAGCATTAGAGAACAATGTAGTCTCAGACCTGTAGCCTTTAAGATTCTGCAAACTTGCTCTCCTACCTCATTCTGGCTTATACTCTAAAGGAGCACATGGGGAAATATCACAAAAGGGAACTTCCCCAGCAGAGCCTCAGCACAGCAGCACTCTGTGCCCATTGCAAATCTGCTCTGAATAGTCAGGGGGATAGACTGCCCCCTCCCATAGTTTGCACTGTTAGAAGTGCCTTTGATTTGTGGGAGAAACATAGAAGCCATTGTttctccctgcagcagccttcctggggtgtggggagccctgtgcaagtgtctgcagggctccgcagctcgtcagaagtgaaagtggagcaatcgcgctccactttcctgcagacgcttgcacagggctccccgcaccccaggacagctgctgcagggactggcgagtgcatcccagtccctgcagccccccttagcaacacgatcctggggatcacgtcactgcctgcccccaccaagacttactgcggttcaaactctccccgagagtttggaaaccgctgggGTAGGGGATTGCACATTGTGGGGACCACCAACTAAactttaaaaattggtgtgacaggCAACACAGTCTCCTTCCCAGATTTTGACAGATGGGTAGCATTATACCATggaagatgcaggtatcttggtACTAAGCCATTTAGGGTTTTAAGAGTAATCAGGAGCACCTTGAATCACACCTGAAAGCCCACTAGTAGCCTATGCAGCTCAAACAAAGGTGAAACATAATCATGTTTTTCTGTTAGGTACACTTGAGTTTTTACCTTGTCATCTTTTATTATTTCAGTGGGGTCCTTCTCTGCAACTGGAGGCACTATCACAGGCTTAGCAGTTGGAACTAGTTCTTCTTTAGATTCCTTATGATGAAAAATAAGAGACTTTAAAATATTTCGGTCTTTTCTAAGGAAAAACTGAATCCCTGGTTAATCTGGGCAATCTTTCCAAATAACACAAATTTCAACCAATGCAACTGACACTAATTCTGCATAAAATCAAGTCTGAGAAAAGGAGGAGGTACAAGtccccccccatcccatcctTCTGCCCTTGTTGCCCAAGCTCTGCCTTTACTCCTACAACTATAACTACTATACTTGGGTCTCCTGCTCTCTTAAAGGACTGTCTGGAATATCCTCCCAGACCTTTGTTGCCACACCTCTACCCTAGACAAGTTCCTCCCTAGACCCTTTAGAAGGTCATTATCAGTTGAAAACAAAGCTTAACTGTGTACAATAGCATTTGCTATTCTGTTCCTTCCAGCCTCTCTCTGTACCACATCCTGCTGTCAAGGGTCCCCCAACCCTTAGCAGCAGCTTTTCAGGGCTGCCCAGGATGGGTGGGGAAGGTGGCTTGTACACTGCACGAGTATAAGCTGTGGATGCTACCCCTTTCTGCAGAAAAACTAACAGGCTCTATAATGTGCCATAGAAACAGGTGATGCTGCATAAGTAATAAACAGTGACAGAGCAAAGCCTATCTCCTTGGCAGCAATGGTCAGATCACTTTAGGAAGAAGGGATAAAAAAATCCTTCACCGGCAATGCTTGGATATGTAGCTACATCTATTTTATTTGTGATCATACAAGCTGAGAAAGTATGACAATATTCTTCTACCTACACTGCGACGTCCCTTCCAAGTAGTAGTACtagtaataaaaatatatatttttgaagTGTACACTAAATTGCTTATCAACTGTACATTTATCTACCAACATAAAATATCTGCTTTAACAACCCTGGTTTCATCTACCAACTACACAAGGAGTTAAACTCTTTTTATATTTAGAGACAGTTTAGGGATGCAACACTGCTAATTGCATTACTTCCAGCTAGCCATTAAAGATTCAGAGCCTGACATTTACAGGACTGCCAGTGTTATTTCAGAGAGCCTGAAGTTACTTTGAAGAAGAAAACTACAGCAATGTTGAGGTTGGACATGATTTATTCAGGCTACAGAAAGTTAGGGAAGGTTGTAGCAGTACAGTTGCACTGACGAAAAGTGCCATTCAGCATTTCACACACAAGACCTTAACTGCCCATTTAACACACCTAGTTCCTACATTAATGTGCTCAGTCAAGCAACAGAATTACAAAACAGTCTTATCACCAAAGTGAATCTTAAAACATGTAAAGACAAATTTATTTTGAGAAGTTTCTCTTTTTCTGGTCCTTGAAAAGCCACAGGCTACACTCTTGAAGAAAGGATGGTGAATGTTCATTGGACACAACCTGGTTATTCCAGAATTTCATTAACACTGACCTGCAAAACTTCCTCATGCTTCAAAGGTGTGAAGCCTTTGGCTTCCTCCAGTATGTTTCTCTCTTCATTTGGCtatgaaaaaagagaaaatgttatGCAAGCAGATACATGCTTGCTGTAGAGATTACATAGCACGACACTCAAGATTTCTTGTTGCCTGCCAGATTTCACATGGATTTGTCCAACACTTCCATCTACTTACAGTGACAAGTGGATATTCACTGGCTGGCCGCAAGTCAGTATGCGTTTGCTTGATGAATTCTTCAGCAACAAAAGCTTCTTTTAATCCAGGGAACAAGTTTTCATATTCTGTGGGATCAGCGAGGGAATCTGCAGCTTTCTGGTTGACTTTAGAAAGATTTTCTCTCCACAGCTTTACAACCCTGGTGACAGAACAGATGGTCACTGTAAGCTGTTCAGTTTTAAAGCAAAACAATGTGTGTCCCCCCCCAAACATGCACTCTACATTTtacccccaaacacacacatttttgtaTTACCTTGAAACTTGGCTTGGCAAATATGTTCGTGCTAAGAAAGCCGCTTCTGGTAAACGTCCAGTTTTAATCAAGAGTTCAAGACAACTGTCAAGCCTAAAAGATAAAATTGGAAATGGCAGTCATATTTTTTGTTCGTTTGGGTATTATTGTCAcagaaaagctttaaaaaaattgtttcttcTTCTGGAGTATTCCATGAATGTGATATAATCTACTATAATGCTATtttaggagggcaggaggtctggttcagttggtagagctgccaccttgtatgcctgaagatctgaggctgccagttcgaaacaacctgaagtacccgagaactgacaacatgctgatatactgatgagctgaccctcggtggcagagaggagctgccggcaagtggagcatgggaggcgaagggccagagagaggccagactgggaaggaatccagctggaacgaggagttctatgaaagactagaactattcaattgtaaaaatccctatgggggtttaaaacagcctccctatgtaaaccgccttggattaaagtctgaggagaaatctgacgaccaagaaaggcagtatataaatacctgta
This portion of the Tiliqua scincoides isolate rTilSci1 chromosome 3, rTilSci1.hap2, whole genome shotgun sequence genome encodes:
- the MRPS22 gene encoding small ribosomal subunit protein mS22, coding for MAALGASGCSWSGRYAVRSLFSYYRARPRRAPWGWRGLCEGPETEREKLDVLKPHFTDEKVQHLLYKMTGLNLQKVFKPAKQELKPPVYKLMTELQLEKATRETAEKAKERLKMPPVLNEREPIDDILAEDTILDGVEPYKYVFTDLTYSTPHRERFIVVRETSGILRKATWEERDRMIQIYFPREGRRLTPSSIFKDEALMTVFLQDRHEELLDLCLIQFEPDSPDYIRVHHRTYEDIDKHAKYDLLRSTRHFGGMVWYLTNRKKTDGLLIDMIQRDLLDDAISLVTLYHMLHPACQSAKEAQEQDLQGLDLIKTFIKSEAQRAGFIELALQAYQATLPQSAAS